The Oncorhynchus kisutch isolate 150728-3 linkage group LG10, Okis_V2, whole genome shotgun sequence region tatattgaagcaacatctcaagacatcagttaaagcttggtcgcaaatgggtcttccaaatggacaatgaccccaagcatacttccaaagttgtggcaaaatggcttaaggacaacaaagtcaagctattgaagtggccatcacaaagccctgacctcaattctacagaaaatttgtgggcagaactgaaaaggcgtgtgcgagcaaggaggcctataaaacctgactcagttacaccagcctggtcaggaggaatgggccaaaattcacccaacttattgtgggaagcttgtggaaggctacctgaaacatttgacccaagttaaacaatttaaaagcaatgctaccaaaaactaattgtgtgtaagtaaacttctgaccaactgggaatgtgatggaaaaaaataattatctctaccattatttattattatttattatttaaatatatttggctaaggtgtatgtaaacttctgacttcaactgtgtatatatatatatatatatatatatatatatatatacacacacacacacacacacacacaaaaaaagtatggacaccccttcaagttTGTGAATTTCAGCCACCCGTTGCTGACGGGtgcataaaatcgagcacacagacatgcaatcgccataggatgtcacctttccaacaaatcagttgGAAAAcaaattcctgccctgctagaactgccccggtcaactgtaagcactgttattgtgaagtggaaacgtctaggaacaacaacggctcagccgcaaaatggtaggccacacaagatcaCAGAATTGGACTATCAAGTGTTGAAGTGCGTATAAATCTtctgtcctcgattgcaacacttagtaccgagttccaaactgcttctggaagcaacgtctgcacaataactgttagtcgggagcttcatgaaatgggtttccatggatgagcagccgcacacaagcctaagatcaccatctGCAATGCCATGcgtcggctgaagtggtgtaaagcttgccaccattggactctggagcaatgaaagcacgttctctggagtgatgaatcacagtTCACCATCTGGCGGTCCGGCGGACGaatatgggtttggcggatgcctgtGGAGAatactacctgccccaatgcatagtgccaactttaaagtttgatggaggaggaataatggtctggggctgtttttcatgattagGCTCcgtaattccagtgaagggacttcttaacgctgcagcatacaatgacattctagatgattctgtgcttccaaatttgaggcaacagtttggggaaggccatttcctgtttcagcattacaatgcccccgtgcacaaagcgaggtacatacagaaatggtttgttgtgatctgtgtggaagaacttgactggcctgcacagagccctgaccgcaACCCCACGAACACCTTTGGgctgaattggaacgccaactgcgagcccgGCCTAGTCGCCCagcatcagtgcccaacctcactaatgctcttgtggcagaatggaagcaagtccctgcagcaatgttccaacagctagtggaaagccttcccagaaaagaaGAGACTGTTAAAGCGGaaaatgggggaccaactccattttaatgcccatgattttggaatgagatgttcaatgtgcatgtgtccacatacttgtgatCATGTAGTGTAGGTAGTGAGTGAAAGACCAATGCTCAATGCAGAACAGCCATTTGTGTACTGTGCTGAATGATGTTGTGATAGCAATTTGATTAACCAGAGGAGATACACTAAGTCCATTGAGTAAATTCTGCTCCCTTTAGTTCATTTGCAATTTGTGATGGTTTACTTCATTCATCCTTGTTACTTTCTTGTAGTTGTAGCAAATCAGGCAGCCATGTATTTCTAGGACATGTGTAGTATTTATGAGTTGCAGTAGGCTACATATGAGTCTTGCCACCTGCTTGAAGAACTTTAACACATTTCCCTTGCTTTCTTATCTGCTCTCCCAAAGGGAAGTGAGAAGGTTGGTCTTTTCTCTGCACTGTAACCAATGTTTGGACATCATACACATTGTTCCTGTGATGTGTTACTGTTTACCATACCCAGACCACCCGCTTCTTTGTCTAACATTTACATTGATCCCAATCATTGGTTCAGTGTCCTCTTAAATATGCTTGGTTGCATAATCTTGCTCTGTCCTCCGTGTTTAGTTGGGTCGGGACCTGCAACAGTACCAGAGCCAGGCTAAACAGCTGTTTAGGAAACTCAATGACCAGAGTCCCACACGTTGCACATTAGAGGCTGGCTCCATGTCCTTCCAGTGAGTTCAAACCAGTTAGAGGAAAGACACCACAGACACTCTCTCTTGGCAAAACACTCATCACAATTAAAATACCATTAACATACTTATAACATGCACTAACAAGCAGGTATCCACTGACCTTTATGCTTCTCAGACACTCCACTCTCATGTTTCCCTCATGGTTCTCCCAACAGCTACGTCATAGAAAAAGGAGTGGTCTACCTAGTGCTGTCTGAAGCAAGCTTTCACAAAAAACTTGCCTTTGCTTACCTGGAAGACCTGCAGGCAGAGTTCCATGAACAGCACGGGAAGAAGGTCCCCACTGTGTCCCGACCGTACTCCTTCATTGAGTTTGGTGAGATTCAATTAAATATATCATCATTAGAATCCCTACTAACAACCCAACGTtgattaaaggtccaatgcagccattctTATCTCAATATTaaattatttctgggtaacaattaacgACCGTActctgttttcaattaaaatggtcaaaaatagcttcttagcaaagagcaatttcccaagcaagaattttgctaccACTGTCTGgaggtggtctgagtggggaggggaaaaatCTATACTATCTGTTATTGGCAGacaggtttggaactctttcttattggcaTATTAAcaaatttaccacctggtgatgtcaccaggcagtccaaaactccatcccaccacaaCAGGCTAACATTAAacgcagtcttttcaaacagctcttacactaaaatggcattatcataattttctgAATTGTACAGTAGTATTCCAACCTCGTAGTGTGGAGATATGTAAAACATAGGAAAATCATATTTTGGACTGCGATTAACCTTTAAAGGATACCCTAGTATGAATTATGAAAAAATATGCCATAAATTTCTGCAACGTTTTCCTCTGTCAACAGACACCTACATTCAGAAGACCAAGAAGTCGTACATAGACAGCCGAGCCCGCAGGAACCTGGGCAGCATCAACACAGAGCTGCAGGATGTCCAGAGGATCATGGTGGCCAACATTGAGGAAGTGTTGCAACGAGGGGAGGCCTTGTCTGGTAATGTCGGTTTACTTGTCCTTCTTATAAATTTACAGCAATACTGTAGGTCAGGGGTACTGAACTACTATTTGAGAAGGTCTGGTCACACAAATGTCCTCCGTGGCAAAGGTCCGAATGGATATAGGCATTTATCGGCATAGTAACAATCCCCACCGCGCAACCCATCCGACTGAAAACTGTTCAaaatgttcacacccctcttgttgaaGACAACCAAAGTTTGCTAACTTCCAAGATCAAGCTTCTTAgttacagcagagacaatcaATCCACTCATGAATCAAGTTCACTGTTGCctaaatgtgttttgtttgtcaattattattattatcgttACATTTTTTTGTGGAAAAAAATAGCACCCCTTGTGTTCACTGCTGGTAATACCATGTACCGCAGTATGGTATGAACATCTGGATACTGCCCAACCCTACTATCTAAGGTCTGTCAGTGAAtgacataacaagaggaaaactgcccATACACGACCAAATTTCAAATTGCACCTTGGGGGAGGGGGCCcaaggtctgttttgaccccgtTCAACCCCGTATCCGGAACAAAGCCCGCCAGTTGAGCATGGCTGATGTAGGTCCTCGATGTATAGCTGAAACACCTCTATTACACAAACCTTTATCTATGATTCTCTGATGTCTAACTTGGGCAGGGCTTATTGCATTATCATGAATGTACATCATTGCAGCAAAACACATTGATAAAATGTAAATGATGTTGGGTAGAATTCACTAGATTAACTAATAAAAGGGAGTGCCACTTCTCAGCTACATACTGTTTGTCAAGTTGTGACAAAGAATAGTGTTTCAGTCACGAGGAAGCAGATGCCATTCTCACTTGTGTTAAATGAGGATTTGTTCTGGTTTCTGTTCCCTCTCTTTGCTCACCTGGATCCACTCGCATCACATCCAGCTCTGGACTCCAAGGCCAGTAATCTGTCCAGCCTGTCGAAGAAGTACAGAAGTGACGCCAAGTACCTGAACACTCGCTCCACCTATGCTAAGCTGGCTGCCGGAGGGGTCTTCTTCATCATGCTCATCGTCTATGTCCGCTTCTGGTGGCtctgagaagggagaggagacaggaggggttggAGAAGAAG contains the following coding sequences:
- the LOC109897485 gene encoding vesicle-trafficking protein SEC22b-B-like isoform X1; translation: MVLLTMIARLADGLPLAASMQEDEQGSEKLGRDLQQYQSQAKQLFRKLNDQSPTRCTLEAGSMSFHYVIEKGVVYLVLSEASFHKKLAFAYLEDLQAEFHEQHGKKVPTVSRPYSFIEFDTYIQKTKKSYIDSRARRNLGSINTELQDVQRIMVANIEEVLQRGEALSALDSKASNLSSLSKKYRSDAKYLNTRSTYAKLAAGGVFFIMLIVYVRFWWL
- the LOC109897485 gene encoding vesicle-trafficking protein SEC22b-B-like isoform X2 translates to MVLLTMIARLADGLPLAASMQEDEQLGRDLQQYQSQAKQLFRKLNDQSPTRCTLEAGSMSFHYVIEKGVVYLVLSEASFHKKLAFAYLEDLQAEFHEQHGKKVPTVSRPYSFIEFDTYIQKTKKSYIDSRARRNLGSINTELQDVQRIMVANIEEVLQRGEALSALDSKASNLSSLSKKYRSDAKYLNTRSTYAKLAAGGVFFIMLIVYVRFWWL